A single window of Anaerocolumna chitinilytica DNA harbors:
- a CDS encoding YihY/virulence factor BrkB family protein, with protein MNIIISIYKIIRAFGRKVKEDNIAAFSAQAAFFVIISFFPFFMLFLTLIQYFSIDPNVFKNAIYQLFPDSIDQMVIGVVNEIYANDSGTLISVTAAISALWAASRGILGIVKGLNAVYGIRESRNSFLLRIISAFYTLAFSIILIVSISILVFGNQLYHWVIQKIPVLSHLALVIISIRTIAGLLILTSFFLMVYMVIPNRSTKLYREFPGALIAAIGWMGFSYLYSFYIDNMSNYSKTYGSLTAIVLFMLWFYFIMHILFIGGEINTVLSSGDLVYYMKYLFSHRKEISLEKKKAADQIYMQEHPKKGNIPDKSSKK; from the coding sequence ATGAACATTATCATATCAATTTATAAAATAATACGAGCTTTCGGGAGAAAGGTGAAAGAAGATAATATAGCTGCTTTCTCAGCACAGGCAGCTTTTTTTGTAATTATCTCCTTTTTCCCTTTCTTCATGCTGTTCTTAACCTTAATACAGTATTTTTCCATTGACCCTAATGTGTTTAAGAATGCTATCTATCAATTATTCCCGGACAGTATCGATCAGATGGTTATCGGTGTGGTAAATGAAATCTATGCCAACGACTCCGGAACCCTTATCTCTGTAACAGCAGCAATCTCTGCACTTTGGGCAGCTTCCAGGGGAATCCTTGGTATTGTAAAGGGTCTGAATGCCGTTTACGGCATAAGAGAGAGCAGAAACAGCTTCCTTTTAAGAATTATCTCCGCCTTTTATACCCTGGCCTTTTCCATAATCCTGATTGTGAGCATCTCCATACTGGTATTCGGTAATCAGCTCTATCACTGGGTCATTCAAAAAATCCCGGTACTCTCACATCTGGCTTTGGTTATTATCAGTATTCGTACCATTGCAGGTCTTTTAATCCTGACCTCCTTTTTCCTTATGGTATATATGGTGATTCCCAATCGTTCCACCAAGCTATACCGGGAATTTCCCGGGGCTTTAATTGCCGCTATCGGCTGGATGGGCTTTTCTTACCTTTATTCCTTTTATATTGATAATATGAGTAATTATTCCAAGACCTATGGCAGCCTTACTGCTATCGTGCTTTTCATGCTGTGGTTTTACTTTATTATGCACATTCTCTTTATCGGAGGTGAGATAAATACCGTATTATCCTCCGGTGATCTGGTTTATTATATGAAATATTTATTCAGCCACAGAAAAGAGATCAGCCTGGAGAAGAAAAAGGCAGCAGATCAAATATATATGCAGGAACATCCAAAGAAAGGAAATATCCCAGACAAATCATCAAAGAAATAA